A window of the Hordeum vulgare subsp. vulgare chromosome 5H, MorexV3_pseudomolecules_assembly, whole genome shotgun sequence genome harbors these coding sequences:
- the LOC123399867 gene encoding protein FAF-like, chloroplastic, translated as MAVVMARACGYDRAPAPAPATRPFDGGDRGRRRPIFHDHCCVVHDVVMPPPPPPPPPLFGLHSGRAGGSKADPGLCTEGLGSESSESSGDLDLGGIVPAADDGIQDCKGRQQEDDGQEEAPARKRAFPPPISVIGAAGKPWQYLRAQRGGGRLVLREVRIPSRELLRACRADGRLKLHFARPDPDPDPEQENNIV; from the coding sequence ATGGCCGTCGTCATGGCACGCGCCTGCGGCTACGAccgggcgccggcgccggcgccggcgacgCGTCCGTTCGACGGGGGCGACCGAGGCCGCCGCCGTCCCATCTTCCACGACCACTGCTGCGTCGTCCATGACGTCGTCATGCCGcctccccctccaccgccgccgccgctcttcGGGCTCCATTCGGGCCGCGCCGGCGGCTCCAAGGCGGACCCGGGGCTCTGCACCGAGGGCCTCGGCTCCGAGAGCTCCGAGAGCTCCGGCGACCTCGACCTCGGCGGCATCGTCCCGGCGGCCGACGACGGCATTCAGGACTGCaaggggcggcagcaggaggacgaCGGCCAGGAGGAGGCGCCGGCGAGGAAGAGGGCGTTCCCGCCGCCCATCTCGGTCATCGGCGCCGCCGGGAAGCCGTGGCAGTACCTGCGTGCGCAGCGCGGGGGCGGCCGGCTGGTGCTCCGGGAGGTCAGGATACCCTCGCGGGAGCTGCTCCGCGCCTGCCGGGCCGACGGCCGCCTCAAGCTCCACTTCGCCCGCCCGGACCCGGACCCGGACCCGGAGCAAGAAAACAACATCGTCTAG
- the LOC123399865 gene encoding putative disease resistance protein RGA3, with protein MAETLLLPVVRITAGKAAYALVQSVTGMWGIDGDRRKLERQLLAVQCKLAGAELNSEVNPAVRRWIKDLRTVAYQADDVLDGFHHEALRREAHTGESTARKVLGYFTLRSPLLFRLTMSRRLNRVLNKIDLLVAEMNAFGLENHAAEAPHLLCRQTHSALDDPAQIFGRDADKEAVVNLLLRQKDHREVQVLPVFGMGGLGKTTLAKMVYNDPKIQQHFQLLMWHCASDSFETAALVRSIIELATRGRCDVPDTVELLRGRLQEVIGWKRFLLVLDDVWNEVHQKWEGSLKSALCSVGGCGSVIIVTTRSPRVASMMGTLETHELPHLTEEHSWELFSKKAFKENVREQAELMSIGKRIVSKCKGDPLALSAMGGLMSSKARAWEWEAVAESNVGDSVAGKQEVISILELSYRHLSSEMKQCFAFCAVFSKNSEMEKSMLIQLWMANGFIQKEGMMDLEQKGEFVFNELFWRSFLQDVKVKPFDDPASRHGLVGCRMHDLMHDLAKAVTDECATIQELVQQKAYVKDVIHMKISSDELEQSNGLFKNKESLRTLLAPSSSQKDLGNLRLTSLRALCCRGLHIRQPINTKHLRYLDLSHSEIVTLPDWVCMLYNLQSLRLNHCHKLRYLPEGIITIKNLHHLYLFECDKLERMPPKISQLSNLHTLTSFVVDTGDGCGIDQLKDLKYLSHRLELYNLIKIESVVDAKEARLYQKKNLSELSLCWGRRKYHGPQDDVGNMEEVLEALAPHSEIKVLEIHGYGGTKFSSWMIHSQMCQCLRKLIIFNCPKCKHLPSAPLLAPLEYLSLGYMDSLTIICKDTDVEVEGCNASHQIFPKLKRMFLENLPEFERWTESSAGEPHSLVMFPLLEELSMYACPKVASVPSSPVLEKLRIMECYSLPISSITHLTTLSELEFGGEFIRSASMPLGSWPSLVKLSVSSLGDMMLPPEDQQSHRPLETLRSMWLSGPSCFETTSTLSKSHLLRLWDCFGFVEELCISGCDELVHWPMEELRNLTRLRFLRISSCIKLKGKGSPSDEILPLPQLEMLSIHNCGSLRYVPEVSASLDELVIGECTCLMALPSNLSKLRVLRIQGCSGLKTLPDGLTSLEQVTVERCTGIEKIPQDLLQQLPALKSMKIVGCPNLQRHCTQGGEYFHLISSVPHKDIPAAGTGSGSKSQTFLKTLMPSCWLSSLNSV; from the exons ATGGCTGAAACTCTGCTTCTGCCGGTGGTACGCATCACGGCCGGCAAGGCGGCCTACGCGCTCGTCCAGAGCGTGACCGGCATGTGGGGCATCGACGGCGACCGCCGCAAGCTGGAGCGCCAGCTGCTAGCCGTCCAGTGCAAGCTGGCCGGCGCAGAGCTCAATAGCGAGGTCAACCCGGCCGTCCGGAGGTGGATCAAGGACCTGAGGACCGTCGCCTACCAGGCCGACGACGTCCTCGACGGCTTCCACCACGAGGCACTGCGCCGCGAAGCCCACACCGGCGAGTCTACCGCCCGCAAGGTGCTCGGCTATTTCACGCTGCGCAGCCCGCTTCTGTTCCGTCTCACCATGAGCCGGAGGCTGAATCGTGTCCTCAACAAGATCGACCTGCTCGTTGCGGAGATGAACGCTTTCGGCCTGGAGAACCACGCCGCTGAGGCACCGCATCTTCTTTGCCGGCAGACGCACTCGGCGCTCGACGACCCTGCGCAGATCTTTGGCCGAGATGCCGACAAGGAGGCGGTGGTCAACTTGTTGCTCCGCCAGAAAGATCATCGAGAAGTGCAGGTCCTGCCCGTCTTTGGGATGGGTGGTTTGGGCAAGACCACGCTTGCCAAGATGGTGTACAACGACCCCAAGATTCAGCAACATTTTCAGCTACTCATGTGGCACTGTGCGTCGGACAGCTTCGAAACCGCCGCTCTCGTGAGATCCATCATCGAGTTGGCCACAAGAGGGAGATGCGACGTTCCAGACACGGTCGAGCTGCTGCGAGGGCGACTTCAGGAGGTCATTGGCTGGAAAAGGTTCCTGCTTGTTCTTGACGATGTCTGGAATGAAGTGCATCAAAAGTGGGAGGGTAGCCTGAAATCGGCCTTGTGTTCCGTTGGCGGTTGTGGAAGCGTTATAATCGTCACCACTCGGAGCCCGCGAGTAGCATCTATGATGGGCACACTTGAAACCCATGAGCTGCCACATCTGACTGAAGAACACTCATGGGAATTGTTCTCGAAGAAGGCTTTCAAGGAAAATGTGCGAGAGCAGGCAGAGTTGATGTCGATCGGCAAGCGTATTGTCAGCAAATGCAAGGGGGACCCTCTTGCTCTGAGTGCAATGGGGGGTTTGATGAGCTCGAAAGCACGAGCCTGGGAGTGGGAGGCCGTTGCGGAAAGCAATGTTGGGGATAGCGTTGCAGGCAAACAAGAAGTCATATCCATACTAGAATTAAGCTACAGGCACCTATCCTCTGAAATGAAACAATGCTTTGCCTTCTGCGCGGTCTTCTCCAAGAACAGCGAGATGGAAAAAAGCATGTTGATCCAACTATGGATGGCTAATGGGTTTATTCAAAAAGAGGGAATGATGGATTTGGAGCAGAAAGGCGAATTTGTTTTCAATGAGTTGTTTTGGAGATCCTTTCTTCAGGATGTGAAGGTGAAACCATTTGATGACCCAGCTTCAAGGCATGGTTTGGTTGGATGCAGGATGCATGATTTAATGCATGACCTAGCAAAAGCTGTTACGGATGAATGTGCAACTATACAAGAGTTGGTTCAGCAGAAAGCATACGTAAAAGATGTCATTCACATGAAAATATCATCGGATGAATTGGAACAAAGCAATGGATTGTTCAAAAATAAGGAATCTCTCCGAACTTTGTTAGCACCGTCCTCATCACAAAAGGATCTTGGCAACTTAAGGCTGACGTCGCTAAGAGCATTGTGTTGTCGTGGCCTTCATATCCGACAACCCATAAATACAAAGCATTTGCGATATCTTGACCTttctcactctgaaattgttacaTTGCCAGATTGGGTATGCATGTTGTACAACTTACAATCGCTGAGGCTCAACCATTGCCACAAGCTCCGATATTTACCTGAAGGCATCATAACCATCAAGAACCTTCACCATCTCTATCTTTTTGAGTGTGATAAACTGGAGCGGATGCCCCCAAAGATTAGTCAACTAAGCAACCTGCACACGCTAACATCGTTTGTTGTGGACACTGGAGATGGTTGTGGAATTGATCAACTCAAAGATCTAAAATACCTTAGCCACCGGTTGGAACTATACAATTTGATAAAAATAGAGAGTGTGGTGGATGCAAAAGAAGCCAGACTCTATCAGAAGAAAAATCTGAGTGAGCTGTCGCTATGCTGGGGTCGTCGAAAATACCATGGGCCTCAAGATGATGTTGGTAACATGGAAGAAGTATTGGAGGCTCTTGCACCTCATAGTGAGATCAAAGTATTGGAGATACATGGTTATGGTGGCACTAAATTCTCATCATGGATGATACACTCTCAGATGTGCCAGTGCCTAAGAAAACTCATAATCTTCAACTGCCCCAAATGCAAACATCTGCCATCGGCACCGCTGTTGGCCCCCCTCGAGTATTTGTCCTTAGGTTACATGGATAGCCTGACCATAATATGCAAGGACACTGATGTGGAGGTTGAAGGATGCAATGCATCTCATCAGATCTTCCCAAAGCTAAAGAGAATGTTCTTAGAAAACTTACCGGAGTTTGAGAGATGGACAGAAAGCAGTGCAGGGGAACCTCATAGCTTGGTGATGTTTCCTCTGCTCGAAGAGCTAAGTATGTACGCCTGTCCCAAGGTTGCAAGTGTTCCAAGCAGCCCAGTTCTAGAGAAGCTGCGGATAATGGAATGTTACAGTCTTCCAATCAGCTCAATCACTCATCTGACAACGCTCTCTGAGCTTGAGTTTGGTGGAGAATTCATTCGTTCTGCAAGCATGCCTTTGGGATCTTGGCCATCCCTCGTGAAATTAAGTGTTAGCTCACTGGGTGATATGATGCTGCCTCCAGAGGACCAGCAAAGCCATAGGCCCTTGGAAACCCTTCGGAGTATGTGGCTATCTGGTCCCAGTTGCTTTGAAACGACATCCACCTTGTCAAAATCGCACCTGCTGAGGCTCTGGGATTGCTTTGGCTTTGTTGAAGAACTGTGCATTTCTGGGTGCGACGAACTTGTCCACTGGCCAATGGAGGAGCTCCGAAACCTGACTCGTCTCCGTTTTCTGCGCATTAGCTCCTGCATTAAGCTCAAGGGTAAGGGCTCGCCGTCTGATGAAATCCTTCCGCTGCCCCAGCTGGAGATGCTAAGCATTCACAACTGTGGTAGCTTACGGTATGTTCCTGAGGTGTCTGCATCCCTTGATGAACTAGTAATAGGAGAATGCACGTGTTTGATGGCGTTGCCTTCAAATCTATCCAAGCTGAGGGTGCTCCGGATTCAGGGCTGCAGTGGCTTGAAAACTTTGCCGGATGGCCTCACCTCCCTTGAGCAGGTGACAGTTGAGAGGTGTACAGGGATAGAAAAAATCCCGCAGGACCTCCTCCAACAGCTCCCAGCACTCAAATCCATGAAGATAGTTGGTTGCCCCAACTTGCAAAGACATTGCACACAAGGTGGGGAGTATTTCCACTTGATTTCCTCTGTTCCACATAAGGACATTCCAGCAGCAGGAACTGGGTCTGGCAGCAAGAGCCAGACGTTTTTAAAGACGTTAATGCCTTCCTGCTGGCTCTCAAGTCTCAACTCAG TGTAG